A single Anatilimnocola floriformis DNA region contains:
- a CDS encoding cysteine hydrolase family protein — MTRKNRDLHGNAPDKSHDALLLIDVVNDLEFPEGSKLLRHALPMARRLAELKQRANDGDVPVIYVNDNFGRWQSDFNKQVEHCLNDGVRGEPIAKLLQPTDSDYFVLKPKHSAFFSTSLDILLDYLEVRRLIITGVATNICVLFTANDAYQRDFELVVPADCVAANTAKESRLALEQMEVALKADTTVSARLKLQR, encoded by the coding sequence ATGACCCGCAAAAACCGCGACCTGCACGGCAACGCCCCAGATAAATCGCACGACGCGCTCCTGCTGATCGATGTGGTCAACGACTTGGAGTTTCCCGAGGGATCCAAGCTGCTGCGGCATGCATTGCCGATGGCTCGGCGACTCGCGGAACTCAAGCAACGGGCGAACGACGGAGACGTGCCCGTTATCTACGTCAACGACAACTTCGGCCGTTGGCAGTCGGACTTCAACAAGCAGGTGGAGCACTGCTTGAACGACGGTGTGCGCGGCGAACCGATTGCCAAACTGCTGCAGCCAACCGACAGCGATTACTTCGTCCTCAAGCCGAAGCACTCGGCGTTCTTTTCGACAAGCCTCGATATTCTACTCGACTACTTGGAAGTTCGTCGGCTAATCATCACCGGCGTTGCGACCAACATTTGTGTCCTGTTCACTGCAAACGATGCGTATCAGCGCGACTTCGAACTCGTGGTGCCAGCCGATTGCGTGGCGGCCAATACGGCGAAGGAAAGTCGCCTGGCACTCGAGCAGATGGAAGTGGCGCTGAAGGCAGACACCACCGTTTCGGCTCGACTGAAACTGCAACGTTAA
- the ligD gene encoding DNA ligase D, with protein MSLAEYHRKRHFRKTAEPEGKVVAAKPPTKLSFVVQKHAASHLHYDFRLELDGVLKSWAVPKGPSLNPAQKRLAVAVEDHPLEYAKFEGTIPAGEYGGGEVIVWDRGQWIPDGDPHEGLQRGKLEFELQGERLTGRWRLIQLRGRDGGKNWLLVKQQDSAAREEQEITEIETASVISGRTLEGIANGKTKSPRTRTPPKRNPRANKSLLRPPAPIEPQLARLATQVPTGEEWLHEIKYDGYRLIATMHNGEVKLYTRNQLDWTHRFGPIATAAAELPVGAALLDGEVVALDENGVSNFQALQNSLQGIESRPLVYYVFDLLQINGEDLRKLPLIERKSRLKKLLADANRGRIRYSDHLTGDGAEFLQQGCEMGLEGIISKRGDRPYHPGRSEDWLKIKCHHEEELVIVGYTISEADKRGFGALLLGYFSGRKLIYAGRVGTGFNAKLLHALRQELDELQVSDCPFDPIPARERGAEVRWVRPTIVAQIQFTGWTEERVLRHPSFLGRREDKTARAVGQPESLDFAKGIHARGKTSPHSIAQPKRRASKKSPAKAVATVAYPLSSPNRVLYPQEGITKLDLAQYYQQIAERMLPYLEDRPLSLLRCPEGQAKTCFFQKHAAAGTSEALRRIEITEKSGTETYLIADDLPGLLSLAQMGVLEIHVWGSRADRLEHPDWFVIDLDPAPEVAWERVIETALLMRDFLARLDLQTFVKLTGGKGLHVVAPLSPRRASWDQVKAFTHQIAQAFADQFPDRYLAKTSKAARRGKIFIDYLRNDRGSTAIAPFSTRAKPNASISVPIAWEELTVDLQPDAWTLRNIQQLLAAKKWSPWVGFFEVRQTLPKKFDPAGLFRTILESRGD; from the coding sequence ATGAGTCTCGCCGAATATCATCGCAAGCGGCACTTCCGCAAAACGGCGGAGCCCGAAGGGAAGGTTGTTGCTGCAAAGCCGCCGACGAAGTTGAGCTTTGTCGTGCAAAAGCATGCTGCTTCGCATCTGCATTACGACTTCCGCCTCGAGCTCGATGGCGTCCTCAAAAGTTGGGCTGTTCCCAAGGGGCCCAGTCTAAATCCTGCGCAAAAGCGGCTCGCCGTGGCCGTCGAAGATCATCCGCTCGAGTATGCCAAGTTCGAAGGCACCATTCCCGCCGGGGAGTATGGCGGCGGTGAAGTGATTGTTTGGGACCGGGGCCAGTGGATTCCCGATGGCGATCCGCACGAAGGGTTGCAACGAGGAAAACTAGAATTCGAACTGCAAGGCGAACGGCTAACAGGCCGCTGGCGACTCATCCAGCTGCGCGGTCGCGATGGTGGCAAGAATTGGCTGTTGGTGAAACAGCAGGACTCCGCGGCCCGTGAAGAGCAAGAGATTACCGAGATCGAAACGGCTAGTGTCATCAGCGGCCGCACGCTCGAAGGTATCGCGAACGGGAAAACCAAATCGCCTCGCACGCGCACGCCACCGAAGCGTAACCCGCGGGCGAACAAATCGCTGCTTCGGCCTCCTGCTCCGATCGAACCTCAACTGGCTCGCCTCGCTACGCAAGTCCCGACCGGTGAGGAATGGCTGCATGAAATCAAGTACGACGGTTATCGCTTGATCGCCACGATGCACAACGGCGAGGTGAAACTTTACACCCGCAACCAACTCGATTGGACGCACCGCTTTGGTCCCATCGCAACGGCCGCGGCGGAGTTGCCAGTCGGAGCAGCGTTGCTCGACGGCGAAGTAGTGGCGCTCGACGAAAATGGCGTGAGTAACTTTCAAGCCTTGCAGAATTCGCTGCAAGGAATCGAATCACGACCGCTGGTGTACTACGTCTTCGATCTGCTGCAAATCAATGGCGAGGATTTGCGCAAGCTGCCGCTCATCGAACGTAAGTCGCGACTGAAAAAACTCCTCGCCGACGCAAACCGCGGCCGCATTCGCTACAGCGATCACCTGACCGGCGATGGCGCCGAGTTTCTGCAGCAAGGCTGCGAGATGGGGCTGGAAGGAATCATCTCCAAACGCGGCGATCGGCCTTACCATCCGGGCCGGTCGGAAGATTGGCTCAAGATCAAGTGCCATCATGAAGAAGAGCTCGTGATCGTCGGGTACACCATTTCCGAAGCCGATAAGCGTGGCTTTGGCGCGCTGCTGCTCGGCTATTTCTCCGGTCGCAAATTGATTTATGCAGGCCGCGTAGGGACTGGCTTCAACGCCAAGTTGCTACACGCGCTGCGGCAAGAGCTGGACGAACTACAAGTGAGCGATTGCCCGTTCGATCCGATTCCTGCCCGTGAGCGCGGCGCCGAAGTTCGCTGGGTGCGGCCGACTATCGTCGCGCAAATTCAATTTACCGGCTGGACTGAAGAGCGAGTGCTGCGGCATCCGTCGTTCCTGGGTCGGCGCGAAGACAAGACGGCCCGCGCCGTTGGCCAACCTGAGTCGTTGGATTTCGCGAAAGGGATTCACGCCAGGGGAAAGACATCGCCGCACTCGATCGCTCAACCCAAACGACGGGCGTCTAAGAAATCGCCAGCCAAGGCCGTGGCTACCGTCGCGTATCCACTCTCCAGTCCCAATCGTGTGTTGTATCCACAAGAGGGCATCACCAAGCTCGATCTGGCGCAGTACTACCAGCAGATCGCCGAGCGGATGCTCCCGTATCTCGAAGACCGCCCGCTCAGTTTGCTCCGTTGCCCCGAAGGGCAGGCCAAGACTTGCTTCTTTCAAAAGCATGCTGCGGCCGGCACTTCGGAAGCGTTGCGACGGATCGAGATCACCGAAAAAAGTGGCACTGAGACGTATTTGATCGCCGATGACTTGCCTGGATTGTTATCGCTCGCGCAGATGGGGGTTCTCGAGATTCACGTCTGGGGCTCGCGTGCCGATCGGCTCGAGCATCCCGACTGGTTCGTTATCGATCTCGATCCTGCGCCGGAAGTTGCCTGGGAGCGAGTGATAGAAACTGCGCTGCTGATGCGAGATTTTCTCGCGCGGCTTGATCTGCAAACATTCGTCAAGCTCACCGGCGGCAAGGGCCTGCATGTGGTCGCGCCGCTTTCGCCGCGGCGAGCTAGTTGGGATCAAGTGAAAGCCTTCACGCATCAAATTGCCCAAGCATTTGCCGACCAGTTTCCCGATCGTTATCTGGCGAAGACGTCGAAAGCCGCTCGCCGCGGGAAGATTTTTATCGACTACTTGCGCAACGATCGCGGCTCGACGGCGATTGCCCCTTTTTCGACTCGCGCCAAACCCAATGCGTCGATTTCGGTTCCTATCGCGTGGGAAGAATTGACCGTCGATTTGCAGCCCGATGCTTGGACGCTGCGTAACATCCAACAGCTGCTCGCCGCAAAAAAGTGGTCGCCGTGGGTGGGCTTCTTCGAGGTACGGCAAACACTGCCGAAGAAATTTGATCCTGCTGGTTTGTTCCGAAC
- the ku gene encoding non-homologous end joining protein Ku, giving the protein MPRSTWKGYLKLSFVSVPVKGYTANTGSDSIKLHQLHQECHSRIKYSKVCPIHGSVPSSEIVSAYEYADDQYVVIDPKELKALRAGGERAVNIEAVVKSAAIDPLYFTEKTYYLLPDGAVGQRPYALIQKSLTDEDRCAIGRAVLYGREELVLIRPVDNLLSLTALKYDAEVVHPQALADELETPSLQKAELELTHTLLKAFVKPKFDLAAYKDEYVEALTELIEAKVAGKKIVASPAAEEPPIINLMEALKKSVAAVGGEAPRRKKQAERASAVARKSAPKRRKSG; this is encoded by the coding sequence ATGCCCCGCTCGACCTGGAAAGGCTATCTCAAGCTCAGTTTCGTTTCGGTTCCTGTGAAGGGTTACACCGCGAACACTGGCTCCGATTCGATCAAACTGCACCAACTTCATCAGGAGTGCCATAGCCGAATCAAGTACTCCAAGGTCTGCCCGATTCATGGCAGCGTGCCGAGTAGCGAGATCGTTTCGGCCTATGAGTACGCCGACGATCAGTATGTGGTGATTGACCCGAAGGAGCTGAAAGCCCTGCGGGCCGGCGGCGAACGGGCAGTGAATATCGAAGCCGTCGTGAAGTCGGCCGCCATTGATCCCCTCTACTTCACCGAGAAGACGTATTACCTGCTGCCTGACGGCGCGGTTGGTCAGCGGCCCTATGCGCTGATTCAAAAATCGCTGACCGATGAGGATCGCTGCGCCATCGGCCGTGCCGTGTTATACGGCCGCGAAGAGCTCGTGTTGATTCGACCGGTCGACAATCTGCTGTCGCTCACCGCGCTCAAATATGACGCCGAAGTCGTGCATCCCCAGGCGCTCGCCGACGAATTGGAAACGCCCTCGCTGCAGAAGGCGGAACTTGAGCTGACACACACCTTGTTGAAAGCGTTCGTCAAGCCGAAGTTCGACCTGGCCGCGTACAAGGATGAGTACGTCGAAGCATTGACTGAATTGATCGAAGCCAAGGTGGCCGGAAAAAAGATCGTCGCGTCGCCTGCGGCCGAGGAACCGCCGATCATCAACCTGATGGAGGCGCTCAAGAAAAGTGTCGCTGCCGTTGGTGGCGAAGCGCCGCGGCGGAAGAAGCAAGCGGAGCGCGCGTCGGCAGTGGCGCGGAAGAGCGCGCCGAAACGTCGGAAGAGCGGCTAG